The proteins below are encoded in one region of Pangasianodon hypophthalmus isolate fPanHyp1 chromosome 6, fPanHyp1.pri, whole genome shotgun sequence:
- the lonp2 gene encoding lon protease homolog 2, peroxisomal produces MSSGGGIQIPSRLPLLLTHEGVLLPGSTMRISVDSSRNMQLVKSRLLKGTSLKSTIIGVIPNTRDPEQDSDELPALHGVGTAGLAVQVVGSNWPKPHYTLLITGLCRFRVTQLLRERPFPVAVVEQLDKLEQYTEGEQLDGELGELSQRFYQAAVQLVGMLDMSVPVVAKLRRLLDSLPRETLPDVLASMIRTSNTEKLQVLNAVDLEERFKKTLPMLTRQIEGLKLLQKTRKPKPDDEKRVLVIRKGGVLPGRQFSLDEEGEDEDGDDMTVLERKVNEAAMPESALRVCLKELKRLKKMPQSMPEYALTRNYLELMVELPWSKSTKDCLDIRAARVLLDNDHYALEKLKRRVLEYLAVRQLKSSLKGPILCFVGPPGVGKTSVGRSIARTLGREFHRIALGGVCDQSDIRGHRRTYVGSMPGRIINGLKTVGVNNPVFLLDEVDKLGKSLQGDPAAALLEVLDPEQNHSFTDHYLNVAFDLSQVLFIATANTTATIPPALLDRMEVLHVPGYTQEEKVEIAHRHLIPHQLEQHGLTPQQLQIPQDTTQEIISKYTREAGVRSLERKIGAICRAVAVKVAEGHKMSRSESSSESGAGQDRAGTGQDSDMAAPPEMPIVIDHVALKDILGPQLFEMEVSERLTLPGVAIGLAWTPLGGEIMFVEASRMEGEGQLTLTGQLGDVMKESAHLAISWLRSNAKIYQLTNIAGCADPLEGTDIHLHFPAGAVTKDGPSAGVTIVTCLASLFSGRLVRSDVAMTGEITLRGLVLPVGGIKDKVLAAHRAGLKRIILPKRNEKDLEEIPAHIRAELDFVPASSLDEVLNAAFDGGFPTATITHPQVSSKL; encoded by the exons ATGTCTTCCGGTGGCGGAATCCAGATTCCCAGCCGCTTGCCTTTACTATTAACTCATGAAGGGGTTCTTTTGCCGGGCTCGACGATGCGAATTAGCGTCGACTCTTCGAGAAACATGCAGCTGGTGAAGAGCAGGCTGCTGAAGGGAACCTCACTGAAGAGCACCATCATAGGAGTGATTCCCAACACCAGAGACCCGGAGCAGGACAGCGACGAGCTCCCCGCTCTACACGG CGTTGGCACGGCAGGCCTGGCAGTCCAGGTAGTGGGCAGTAACTGGCCAAAGCCGCACTACACACTGCTCATCACGGGTTTGTGCCGCTTCCGTGTGACGCAGCTGCTGAGGGAGAGACCCTTCCCCGTGGCTGTGGTGGAGCAGCTGGACAAGCTGGAGCAGTACACAGAGGGAGAGCAGCTAGATGGAGAGCTGGGAGAACTTTCTCAGCGGTTCTACCAGGCTGCAGTGCAG TTGGTGGGAATGCTGGACATGTCAGTGCCTGTAGTAGCGAAGCTGAGGCGGCTGCTCGACAGTCTGCCCAGAGAAACCCTGCCTGACGTGCTTGCCTCCATGATCCGCACCTCCAACACAGAGAAGCTCCAG GTGCTGAATGCAGTAGACTTGGAAGAGCGATTTAAGAAGACTCTTCCTATGCTCACTAGACAGATTGAGGGCCTTAAACTGCTGCAGAAGACTCGTAAACCCAAACCTGATGATGAAAAGAGG GTGTTGGTTATCCGTAAAGGCGGTGTGCTCCCCGGCCGTCAGTTCTCTCTTGATGAGGAaggtgaggatgaggatggtgaTGACATGACTGTGCTGGAGAGGAAGGTGAATGAAGCAGCAATGCCTGAGTCTGCTCTACGTGTATGCCTAAAAGAACTCAAGCG TCTGAAGAAGATGCCCCAGTCCATGCCAGAGTATGCTCTCACCCGCAACTACCTGGAGCTCATGGTGGAGCTGCCTTGGAGCAAGAGCACCAAGG ACTGCCTGGACATTCGGGCTGCACGGGTGCTTCTGGACAACGATCACTACGCCCTTGAGAAGCTGAAGAGGCGGGTGCTGGAGTACCTGGCAGTGCGGCAGCTCAAGAGCTCCCTTAAAGGTCCTATTCTGTGCTTCGTGGGGCCTCCAGGTGTGGGAAAAACCAGCGTGGGCCGCTCCATCGCTCGCACCCTGGGCAGGGAGTTCCACCGTATCGCCCTGGGAGGAGTGTGTGACCAGTCAGACATCCGTGGCCACAG GCGAACCTACGTGGGGAGCATGCCTGGCCGCATCATCAATGGTCTGAAGACTGTAGGCGTCAACAATCCTGTATTTTTATTGGACGAGGTGGACAAATTGGGCAAGAGCCTGCAGGGAGACCCCGCTGCTGCCCTGCTGGAG GTTCTGGACCCAGAGCAAAACCACAGTTTTACTGACCACTACCTCAATGTGGCCTTTGACCTCTCACAAGTCCTCTTCATCGCCACGGCAAACACCACAGCAACCATCCCCCCTGCTCTGTTGGACAGAATGGAGGTGCTGCATGTGCCAG GATACACACAGGAGGAGAAAGTGGAAATCGCTCATCGGCACCTGATCCCCCATCAGCTTGAGCAGCATGGCCTCACTCCTCAGCAGCTCCAGATCCCTCAAGACACCACACAGGAGATCATCAGCAA GTACACGCGGGAAGCAGGTGTGCGCTCTTTGGAGAGGAAGATTGGAGCCATCTGTCGGGCGGTGGCTGTGAAAGTAGCAGAAGGTCATAAGATGTCAAGATCGGAGTCGTCCAGTGAATCCGGAGCAG GTCAGGATCGAGCAGGTACAGGACAGGATTCTGACATGGCAGCTCCTCCCGAGATGCCCATTGTCATTGATCACGTTGCCCTCAAAGACATTTTGGGGCCACAGCTCTTTGAGATGGAG GTATCAGAGCGTCTGACTCTGCCCGGTGTGGCTATAGGCCTGGCCTGGACTCCGCTTGGTGGAGAGATCATGTTTGTGGAAGCCAGTCGTATGGAGGGTGAAGGTCAGCTCACGCTAACCGGCCAGCTGGGTGATGTCATGAAGGAGTCAGCACATCTGGCCATCAGCTGGCTCCGCAGCAATGCCAAGATCTACCAGTTAACaaaca ttgcaGGCTGTGCTGACCCTCTTGAAGGCACTGACATCCACTTGCACTTCCCAGCGGGTGCAGTCACTAAAGACGGCCCCTCTGCTGGAGTTACTATCGTAACATGTCTAGCCTCTCTGTTCAGCGGGCGGCTGGTGCGCTCTGATGTGGCCATGACAGGAGAGATCACTCTGAGAGGCCTGGTGCTGCCG GTGGGTGGCATTAAGGATAAAGTCCTGGCAGCTCACCGTGCTGGTCTCAAAAGAATCATTCTCCCCAAACGTAACGAAAAGGACCTAGAGGAGATTCCAGCCCACATCCGTGCTGAACTGGACTTCGTCCCAGCTAGTTCTTTAGACGAGGTTCTTAACGCTGCCTTTGACGGTGGATTCCCTACTGCCACCATAACACACCCACAGGTTAGCAGCAAGCTCTGA
- the siah1 gene encoding E3 ubiquitin-protein ligase Siah1 isoform X2, with protein sequence MDEEMSRQTATALPTGTSKCAPSQRVNTTASNSDLASLFECPVCFDYVLPPILQCQSGHLVCSNCRPKLTCCPTCRGPLGSIRNLAMEKVANSVLFPCKYASSGCEVTLPHTDKAEHEELCEFRPYSCPCPGASCKWQGSLDAVMPHLLHQHKSITTLQGEDIVFLATDINLPGAVDWVMMQSCFGFHFMLVLEKQEKYDGHQQFFAIVQLIGTRKQAENFAYRLELNGHRRRLTWEATPRSIHEGIATAIMNSDCLVFDTSIAQLFAENGNLGINVTISMC encoded by the coding sequence AAATGAGTCGCCAGACTGCCACCGCGCTGCCCACAGGAACCTCAAAGTGCGCCCCCTCCCAGCGTGTGAACACCACAGCCTCTAACAGCGACCTAGCCAGCCTGTTTGAGTGCCCGGTGTGTTTTGACTATGTGCTGCCTCCAATCCTGCAATGCCAGAGCGGCCACCTGGTGTGCAGCAACTGCCGGCCCAAGCTGACGTGCTGTCCGACATGCCGCGGCCCATTGGGCTCCATCCGTAACCTGGCCATGGAAAAGGTGGCCAACTCCGTGCTGTTCCCCTGCAAGTACGCCTCGTCGGGCTGCGAAGTGACGCTGCCACACACAGACAAGGCCGAGCACGAGGAGCTGTGTGAGTTCCGGCCATACTCGTGCCCATGTCCGGGTGCTTCGTGCAAGTGGCAGGGCTCGCTGGACGCCGTCATGCCACACCTGCTGCACCAGCACAAGTCCATCACCACACTGCAGGGCGAGGACATCGTCTTCCTGGCCACGGACATCAACCTACCCGGTGCCGTCGACTGGGTCATGATGCAGTCCTGCTTTGGTTTCCACTTCATGCTGGTACTGGAGAAGCAGGAGAAGTATGATGGGCACCAGCAGTTCTTTGCCATCGTGCAGCTGATCGGCACGCGCAAGCAGGCAGAGAACTTCGCCTACCGGCTGGAGCTGAACGGCCACCGGCGGCGCCTCACCTGGGAAGCCACGCCGAGATCCATCCATGAGGGCATTGCCACAGCCATCATGAATAGTGACTGTCTAGTGTTCGACACCTCGATCGCCCAGCTGTTTGCCGAAAATGGCAACCTGGGCATCAACGTCACCATATCCATGTGCTGA